The proteins below come from a single Ictalurus punctatus breed USDA103 chromosome 24, Coco_2.0, whole genome shotgun sequence genomic window:
- the unkl gene encoding putative E3 ubiquitin-protein ligase UNKL isoform X1, which translates to MRVVFIVTDTPAARDPLKRLPYTAILPYYVHVYIDSEVLSSQVEMDVKESQQQQQQQQQQQKQYLKEFRTEQCPLFLQHKCTQHRPFTCFHWHFLNQRRRRPIRRRDGTFNYSPDVYCTKYDETTGICPDGDDCPYLHRTTGDTERKYHLRYYKTGTCIHETDARGHCVKNGLHCAFAHGPHDLRPPVYDIREIQAQEALQNGQLGSGEGIPDLQPGVLASQAMIEKTLIEDPRWQDTNFVLANYKTEQCTKPPRLCRQGYACPHYHNSRDRRRNPRKFKYRSTPCPSVKHGDEWGEPSKCESGDSCQYCHSRTEQQFHPEIYKSTKCNDMKQTGYCPRGPFCAFAHVERIPSTEETMSTLLTAMQSGSQAKLGSQQYPECLGSDWSSNTNSISSSTSNNGQMASVSCTNSSTVTSSSGSTSSLSPIGPIGRPKSFTNGSLCSESTTSSVSSPTSNYPKAPGFEREDQAKNHKGPCGENNQKITDQDKQSHSSIFSVVNPLASSITSSITSSLASSIGSDSSSPTTLSTMNAKATPFYPGSNTVESVIGSALDLNFNDISVASLDKDLEDQDNNGFVTSQRLLGGSDPVNIPGSLARCSSLHSSSSLSASPLSSLSQSLSQSLLSGMASQQSQTQGLPVKTEHNLLGTPTSTQNSLGLNGGAGGIWDFMSGSLSPSPSPVFSSSMVSSSSGDLARLLRDLDEAKKKIKQWEDAWHQVKQACEAWQKDAKEAKEQAKVAEAERQLAEQKRKDSELKLKELQGDFDTLCRSPSTPLLRSYGDLDQLPLPKLHSIQNQLRSDLDLIDGVIYQLQSKKCIVCQKHDRCIVLQPCQHYVLCENCAPSKTECPYCKTKILKW; encoded by the exons ATGCGCGTGGTATTTATAGTAACAGACACACCAGCGGCACGTGACCCACTGAAGCGCCTCCCCTACACGGCTATCCTCCCTTATTATG TTCACGTTTATATCGACAGTGAAGTGCTTTCGAGCCAAGTTGAAATGGATGTGAAggaatcacaacaacaacaacaacaacaacaacaacaacaaaagca ATATTTGAAGGAGTTCAGGACCGAGCAGTGCCCGCTGTTTTTGCAGCACAAATGCACACAGCATAGACCCTTTACCTGTTTTCACTGGCATTTTCTAAACCAGCGAAGACGGAGACCGATCAGGAGAAGAGACGGGACTTTTAATTACAGCCCCGATGTCTACTGCACGAAGTACGACGAAACAACAGGCATATGTCCGGATGGAGACGA CTGCCCATACTTGCACCGGACCACTGGTGATACAGAGCGCAAGTACCACTTGCGCTATTATAAGACTGGCACCTGCATCCATGAAACAGATGCCCGGGGGCACTGTGTAAAAAATGGTCTCCATTGCGCCTTTGCTCATGGGCCTCATGACCTCCGGCCTCCAGTCTATGACATCAG AGAGATACAAGCACAAGAAGCTTTGCAGAACGGCCAGTTGGGTTCTGGAGAGGGAATCCCGGATCTGCAGCCGGGAGTTCTGGCCAGCCAGGCCATGATCGAGAAGACTCTTATTGAAGATCCTCGATGGCAGG ACACCAATTTTGTTTTGGCCAACTATAAAACAGAGCAATGCACCAAGCCCCCTCGTCTATGCAGACAAGGCTACGCCTGTCCCCATTACCATAATAGTCGAGATAGAAGACGGAATCCACGCAAGTTCAAATACAG GTCAACTCCGTGCCCAAGTGTAAAGCATGGTGATGAATGGGGAGAGCCTTCAAAGTGTGAGAGCGGAGACAGCTGTCAGTATTGCCACTCACGCACCGAGCAGCAGTTTCACCCCGAG ATATACAAGTCTACAAAATGCAATGACATGAAGCAAACTGGATACTGTCCCAGGGGGCCATTCTGTGCTTTTGCACATGTTGAAA GAATTCCTTCTACTGAAGAGACCATGAGCACTCTGCTCACAGCAATGCAGTCAGGCTCTCAGGCTAAGCTGGGCTCCCAACAATATCCCGAGTGTCTCGGCAGTGACTGGAGCAGCAACACCAATTCCATCAGCAGCAGCACCAGCAACAACGGGCAGATGGCAAGC GTGTCATGCACTAATAGTTCAACTGTAACATCAAGCTCAGGAAGCACCAGTTCATTGTCCCCAATTGGACCCATCGGCAGGCCCAAAAGCTTTACTAATGGTAGCTTATGTTCAGAGTCCACCACGTCCAGTGTTTCGTCTCCAACGTCTAACTATCCCAAAGCACCGGGCTTTGAACGGGAGGACCAG GCAAAGAACCATAAAGGACCGTGTGGAGAAAATAATCAGAAGATAACTGACCAAGATAAGCAG AGCCACAGCAGCATATTCTCGGTGGTGAACCCACTGGCATCAAGCATAACATCAAGCATCACATCCAGCCTAGCCTCAAGCATTGGTTCAGACAGCTCCTCACCCACTACATTATCAACTATGAATGCAAAAGCTACTCCTTTCTATCCAGGAAGCAATACGGTTGAGTCAGTAATAG GCTCTGCACTTGACCTAAACTTCAATGACATCAGTGTTGCCTCCCTTGATAAAGACCTAGAGGACCAAGACAATAATGGCTTTGTAACAA GTCAAAGGTTATTAGGAGGCTCAGATCCTGTCAACATTCCTGGCTCTCTGGCACGGTGTTCATCGCtgcattcctcctcctctctgtccGCCTCCCCCCTCAGCTCTCTGTCCCAGTCATTGTCCCAGTCATTGCTCAGTGGAATGGCTTCTCAGCAGAGCCAGACACAGGGCTTGCCAGTCAAAACCGAGCACAATCTCCTAGGGACACCTACATCTACTCAAAACTCTTTAG GGTTGAATGGTGGAGCTGGAGGTATATGGGACTTTATGAGTGGCAGCCTCTCGCCAAGTCCATCTCCAGTGTTCAGCTCAAGTATGGTCAGCTCTAGCAGTGGAGACCTGGCCCGACTCCTCCGTGATCTGGACGAGGCCAAGAAGAAAATCAAGCAGTGGGAGGATGCCTGGCACCAGGTCAAACAG GCATGTGAAGCATGGCAGAAAGACGCAAAAGAGGCGAAAGAGCAGGCGAAGGTGGCGGAGGCAGAGAGGCAGCTGGCCGAGCAGAAGCGCAAGGACTCCGAGCTCAAGCTAAAAGAGCTGCAAGGAGACTTTGACACACTATGTCGTTCACCCAGCACGCCTCTGCTGCGCAGCTATGGAGACCTGGACCAGCTCCCACTGCCAAAACTCCACTCCATCCAGAACCAGCTGCGCTCAGACCTCGACCTTATCGACGGG GTAATATATCAGCTTCAGTCAAAGAAATGTATAGTTTGCCAAAAGCATGATCGTTGCATTGTACTGCAGCCTTGCCAACATTATGTACTTTGTGAAAACTGTGCACCTAGTAAAACAGAATGTCCTTACtgtaagacaaaaatattgaaGTGGTGA
- the unkl gene encoding RING finger protein unkempt homolog isoform X4, which translates to MRVVFIVTDTPAARDPLKRLPYTAILPYYVHVYIDSEVLSSQVEMDVKESQQQQQQQQQQQKQYLKEFRTEQCPLFLQHKCTQHRPFTCFHWHFLNQRRRRPIRRRDGTFNYSPDVYCTKYDETTGICPDGDDCPYLHRTTGDTERKYHLRYYKTGTCIHETDARGHCVKNGLHCAFAHGPHDLRPPVYDIREIQAQEALQNGQLGSGEGIPDLQPGVLASQAMIEKTLIEDPRWQDTNFVLANYKTEQCTKPPRLCRQGYACPHYHNSRDRRRNPRKFKYRSTPCPSVKHGDEWGEPSKCESGDSCQYCHSRTEQQFHPEIYKSTKCNDMKQTGYCPRGPFCAFAHVERIPSTEETMSTLLTAMQSGSQAKLGSQQYPECLGSDWSSNTNSISSSTSNNGQMASVSCTNSSTVTSSSGSTSSLSPIGPIGRPKSFTNGSLCSESTTSSVSSPTSNYPKAPGFEREDQAKNHKGPCGENNQKITDQDKQSHSSIFSVVNPLASSITSSITSSLASSIGSDSSSPTTLSTMNAKATPFYPGSNTVESVIGSALDLNFNDISVASLDKDLEDQDNNGFVTSQRLLGGSDPVNIPGSLARCSSLHSSSSLSASPLSSLSQSLSQSLLSGMASQQSQTQGLPVKTEHNLLGTPTSTQNSLGLNGGAGGIWDFMSGSLSPSPSPVFSSSMVSSSSGDLARLLRDLDEAKKKIKQWEDAWHQVKQACEAWQKDAKEAKEQAKVAEAERQLAEQKRKDSELKLKELQGDFDTLCRSPSTPLLRSYGDLDQLPLPKLHSIQNQLRSDLDLIDGVCVAHGQITWLEMP; encoded by the exons ATGCGCGTGGTATTTATAGTAACAGACACACCAGCGGCACGTGACCCACTGAAGCGCCTCCCCTACACGGCTATCCTCCCTTATTATG TTCACGTTTATATCGACAGTGAAGTGCTTTCGAGCCAAGTTGAAATGGATGTGAAggaatcacaacaacaacaacaacaacaacaacaacaacaaaagca ATATTTGAAGGAGTTCAGGACCGAGCAGTGCCCGCTGTTTTTGCAGCACAAATGCACACAGCATAGACCCTTTACCTGTTTTCACTGGCATTTTCTAAACCAGCGAAGACGGAGACCGATCAGGAGAAGAGACGGGACTTTTAATTACAGCCCCGATGTCTACTGCACGAAGTACGACGAAACAACAGGCATATGTCCGGATGGAGACGA CTGCCCATACTTGCACCGGACCACTGGTGATACAGAGCGCAAGTACCACTTGCGCTATTATAAGACTGGCACCTGCATCCATGAAACAGATGCCCGGGGGCACTGTGTAAAAAATGGTCTCCATTGCGCCTTTGCTCATGGGCCTCATGACCTCCGGCCTCCAGTCTATGACATCAG AGAGATACAAGCACAAGAAGCTTTGCAGAACGGCCAGTTGGGTTCTGGAGAGGGAATCCCGGATCTGCAGCCGGGAGTTCTGGCCAGCCAGGCCATGATCGAGAAGACTCTTATTGAAGATCCTCGATGGCAGG ACACCAATTTTGTTTTGGCCAACTATAAAACAGAGCAATGCACCAAGCCCCCTCGTCTATGCAGACAAGGCTACGCCTGTCCCCATTACCATAATAGTCGAGATAGAAGACGGAATCCACGCAAGTTCAAATACAG GTCAACTCCGTGCCCAAGTGTAAAGCATGGTGATGAATGGGGAGAGCCTTCAAAGTGTGAGAGCGGAGACAGCTGTCAGTATTGCCACTCACGCACCGAGCAGCAGTTTCACCCCGAG ATATACAAGTCTACAAAATGCAATGACATGAAGCAAACTGGATACTGTCCCAGGGGGCCATTCTGTGCTTTTGCACATGTTGAAA GAATTCCTTCTACTGAAGAGACCATGAGCACTCTGCTCACAGCAATGCAGTCAGGCTCTCAGGCTAAGCTGGGCTCCCAACAATATCCCGAGTGTCTCGGCAGTGACTGGAGCAGCAACACCAATTCCATCAGCAGCAGCACCAGCAACAACGGGCAGATGGCAAGC GTGTCATGCACTAATAGTTCAACTGTAACATCAAGCTCAGGAAGCACCAGTTCATTGTCCCCAATTGGACCCATCGGCAGGCCCAAAAGCTTTACTAATGGTAGCTTATGTTCAGAGTCCACCACGTCCAGTGTTTCGTCTCCAACGTCTAACTATCCCAAAGCACCGGGCTTTGAACGGGAGGACCAG GCAAAGAACCATAAAGGACCGTGTGGAGAAAATAATCAGAAGATAACTGACCAAGATAAGCAG AGCCACAGCAGCATATTCTCGGTGGTGAACCCACTGGCATCAAGCATAACATCAAGCATCACATCCAGCCTAGCCTCAAGCATTGGTTCAGACAGCTCCTCACCCACTACATTATCAACTATGAATGCAAAAGCTACTCCTTTCTATCCAGGAAGCAATACGGTTGAGTCAGTAATAG GCTCTGCACTTGACCTAAACTTCAATGACATCAGTGTTGCCTCCCTTGATAAAGACCTAGAGGACCAAGACAATAATGGCTTTGTAACAA GTCAAAGGTTATTAGGAGGCTCAGATCCTGTCAACATTCCTGGCTCTCTGGCACGGTGTTCATCGCtgcattcctcctcctctctgtccGCCTCCCCCCTCAGCTCTCTGTCCCAGTCATTGTCCCAGTCATTGCTCAGTGGAATGGCTTCTCAGCAGAGCCAGACACAGGGCTTGCCAGTCAAAACCGAGCACAATCTCCTAGGGACACCTACATCTACTCAAAACTCTTTAG GGTTGAATGGTGGAGCTGGAGGTATATGGGACTTTATGAGTGGCAGCCTCTCGCCAAGTCCATCTCCAGTGTTCAGCTCAAGTATGGTCAGCTCTAGCAGTGGAGACCTGGCCCGACTCCTCCGTGATCTGGACGAGGCCAAGAAGAAAATCAAGCAGTGGGAGGATGCCTGGCACCAGGTCAAACAG GCATGTGAAGCATGGCAGAAAGACGCAAAAGAGGCGAAAGAGCAGGCGAAGGTGGCGGAGGCAGAGAGGCAGCTGGCCGAGCAGAAGCGCAAGGACTCCGAGCTCAAGCTAAAAGAGCTGCAAGGAGACTTTGACACACTATGTCGTTCACCCAGCACGCCTCTGCTGCGCAGCTATGGAGACCTGGACCAGCTCCCACTGCCAAAACTCCACTCCATCCAGAACCAGCTGCGCTCAGACCTCGACCTTATCGACGGG GTGTGTGTAGCTCATGGGCAGATCACTTGGCTAGAGATGCCATAG
- the unkl gene encoding putative E3 ubiquitin-protein ligase UNKL isoform X2: MRVVFIVTDTPAARDPLKRLPYTAILPYYVHVYIDSEVLSSQVEMDVKESQQQQQQQQQQQKQYLKEFRTEQCPLFLQHKCTQHRPFTCFHWHFLNQRRRRPIRRRDGTFNYSPDVYCTKYDETTGICPDGDDCPYLHRTTGDTERKYHLRYYKTGTCIHETDARGHCVKNGLHCAFAHGPHDLRPPVYDIREIQAQEALQNGQLGSGEGIPDLQPGVLASQAMIEKTLIEDPRWQDTNFVLANYKTEQCTKPPRLCRQGYACPHYHNSRDRRRNPRKFKYRSTPCPSVKHGDEWGEPSKCESGDSCQYCHSRTEQQFHPEIYKSTKCNDMKQTGYCPRGPFCAFAHVERIPSTEETMSTLLTAMQSGSQAKLGSQQYPECLGSDWSSNTNSISSSTSNNGQMASVSCTNSSTVTSSSGSTSSLSPIGPIGRPKSFTNGSLCSESTTSSVSSPTSNYPKAPGFEREDQAKNHKGPCGENNQKITDQDKQSHSSIFSVVNPLASSITSSITSSLASSIGSDSSSPTTLSTMNAKATPFYPGSNTVESVIGSALDLNFNDISVASLDKDLEDQDNNGFVTSQRLLGGSDPVNIPGSLARCSSLHSSSSLSASPLSSLSQSLSQSLLSGMASQQSQTQGLPVKTEHNLLGTPTSTQNSLAGGIWDFMSGSLSPSPSPVFSSSMVSSSSGDLARLLRDLDEAKKKIKQWEDAWHQVKQACEAWQKDAKEAKEQAKVAEAERQLAEQKRKDSELKLKELQGDFDTLCRSPSTPLLRSYGDLDQLPLPKLHSIQNQLRSDLDLIDGVIYQLQSKKCIVCQKHDRCIVLQPCQHYVLCENCAPSKTECPYCKTKILKW, translated from the exons ATGCGCGTGGTATTTATAGTAACAGACACACCAGCGGCACGTGACCCACTGAAGCGCCTCCCCTACACGGCTATCCTCCCTTATTATG TTCACGTTTATATCGACAGTGAAGTGCTTTCGAGCCAAGTTGAAATGGATGTGAAggaatcacaacaacaacaacaacaacaacaacaacaacaaaagca ATATTTGAAGGAGTTCAGGACCGAGCAGTGCCCGCTGTTTTTGCAGCACAAATGCACACAGCATAGACCCTTTACCTGTTTTCACTGGCATTTTCTAAACCAGCGAAGACGGAGACCGATCAGGAGAAGAGACGGGACTTTTAATTACAGCCCCGATGTCTACTGCACGAAGTACGACGAAACAACAGGCATATGTCCGGATGGAGACGA CTGCCCATACTTGCACCGGACCACTGGTGATACAGAGCGCAAGTACCACTTGCGCTATTATAAGACTGGCACCTGCATCCATGAAACAGATGCCCGGGGGCACTGTGTAAAAAATGGTCTCCATTGCGCCTTTGCTCATGGGCCTCATGACCTCCGGCCTCCAGTCTATGACATCAG AGAGATACAAGCACAAGAAGCTTTGCAGAACGGCCAGTTGGGTTCTGGAGAGGGAATCCCGGATCTGCAGCCGGGAGTTCTGGCCAGCCAGGCCATGATCGAGAAGACTCTTATTGAAGATCCTCGATGGCAGG ACACCAATTTTGTTTTGGCCAACTATAAAACAGAGCAATGCACCAAGCCCCCTCGTCTATGCAGACAAGGCTACGCCTGTCCCCATTACCATAATAGTCGAGATAGAAGACGGAATCCACGCAAGTTCAAATACAG GTCAACTCCGTGCCCAAGTGTAAAGCATGGTGATGAATGGGGAGAGCCTTCAAAGTGTGAGAGCGGAGACAGCTGTCAGTATTGCCACTCACGCACCGAGCAGCAGTTTCACCCCGAG ATATACAAGTCTACAAAATGCAATGACATGAAGCAAACTGGATACTGTCCCAGGGGGCCATTCTGTGCTTTTGCACATGTTGAAA GAATTCCTTCTACTGAAGAGACCATGAGCACTCTGCTCACAGCAATGCAGTCAGGCTCTCAGGCTAAGCTGGGCTCCCAACAATATCCCGAGTGTCTCGGCAGTGACTGGAGCAGCAACACCAATTCCATCAGCAGCAGCACCAGCAACAACGGGCAGATGGCAAGC GTGTCATGCACTAATAGTTCAACTGTAACATCAAGCTCAGGAAGCACCAGTTCATTGTCCCCAATTGGACCCATCGGCAGGCCCAAAAGCTTTACTAATGGTAGCTTATGTTCAGAGTCCACCACGTCCAGTGTTTCGTCTCCAACGTCTAACTATCCCAAAGCACCGGGCTTTGAACGGGAGGACCAG GCAAAGAACCATAAAGGACCGTGTGGAGAAAATAATCAGAAGATAACTGACCAAGATAAGCAG AGCCACAGCAGCATATTCTCGGTGGTGAACCCACTGGCATCAAGCATAACATCAAGCATCACATCCAGCCTAGCCTCAAGCATTGGTTCAGACAGCTCCTCACCCACTACATTATCAACTATGAATGCAAAAGCTACTCCTTTCTATCCAGGAAGCAATACGGTTGAGTCAGTAATAG GCTCTGCACTTGACCTAAACTTCAATGACATCAGTGTTGCCTCCCTTGATAAAGACCTAGAGGACCAAGACAATAATGGCTTTGTAACAA GTCAAAGGTTATTAGGAGGCTCAGATCCTGTCAACATTCCTGGCTCTCTGGCACGGTGTTCATCGCtgcattcctcctcctctctgtccGCCTCCCCCCTCAGCTCTCTGTCCCAGTCATTGTCCCAGTCATTGCTCAGTGGAATGGCTTCTCAGCAGAGCCAGACACAGGGCTTGCCAGTCAAAACCGAGCACAATCTCCTAGGGACACCTACATCTACTCAAAACTCTTTAG CTGGAGGTATATGGGACTTTATGAGTGGCAGCCTCTCGCCAAGTCCATCTCCAGTGTTCAGCTCAAGTATGGTCAGCTCTAGCAGTGGAGACCTGGCCCGACTCCTCCGTGATCTGGACGAGGCCAAGAAGAAAATCAAGCAGTGGGAGGATGCCTGGCACCAGGTCAAACAG GCATGTGAAGCATGGCAGAAAGACGCAAAAGAGGCGAAAGAGCAGGCGAAGGTGGCGGAGGCAGAGAGGCAGCTGGCCGAGCAGAAGCGCAAGGACTCCGAGCTCAAGCTAAAAGAGCTGCAAGGAGACTTTGACACACTATGTCGTTCACCCAGCACGCCTCTGCTGCGCAGCTATGGAGACCTGGACCAGCTCCCACTGCCAAAACTCCACTCCATCCAGAACCAGCTGCGCTCAGACCTCGACCTTATCGACGGG GTAATATATCAGCTTCAGTCAAAGAAATGTATAGTTTGCCAAAAGCATGATCGTTGCATTGTACTGCAGCCTTGCCAACATTATGTACTTTGTGAAAACTGTGCACCTAGTAAAACAGAATGTCCTTACtgtaagacaaaaatattgaaGTGGTGA
- the unkl gene encoding putative E3 ubiquitin-protein ligase UNKL isoform X6 has protein sequence MRVVFIVTDTPAARDPLKRLPYTAILPYYVHVYIDSEVLSSQVEMDVKESQQQQQQQQQQQKQYLKEFRTEQCPLFLQHKCTQHRPFTCFHWHFLNQRRRRPIRRRDGTFNYSPDVYCTKYDETTGICPDGDDCPYLHRTTGDTERKYHLRYYKTGTCIHETDARGHCVKNGLHCAFAHGPHDLRPPVYDIREIQAQEALQNGQLGSGEGIPDLQPGVLASQAMIEKTLIEDPRWQDTNFVLANYKTEQCTKPPRLCRQGYACPHYHNSRDRRRNPRKFKYRSTPCPSVKHGDEWGEPSKCESGDSCQYCHSRTEQQFHPEIYKSTKCNDMKQTGYCPRGPFCAFAHVERIPSTEETMSTLLTAMQSGSQAKLGSQQYPECLGSDWSSNTNSISSSTSNNGQMASAKNHKGPCGENNQKITDQDKQSHSSIFSVVNPLASSITSSITSSLASSIGSDSSSPTTLSTMNAKATPFYPGSNTVESVIGSALDLNFNDISVASLDKDLEDQDNNGFVTSQRLLGGSDPVNIPGSLARCSSLHSSSSLSASPLSSLSQSLSQSLLSGMASQQSQTQGLPVKTEHNLLGTPTSTQNSLGLNGGAGGIWDFMSGSLSPSPSPVFSSSMVSSSSGDLARLLRDLDEAKKKIKQWEDAWHQVKQACEAWQKDAKEAKEQAKVAEAERQLAEQKRKDSELKLKELQGDFDTLCRSPSTPLLRSYGDLDQLPLPKLHSIQNQLRSDLDLIDGVIYQLQSKKCIVCQKHDRCIVLQPCQHYVLCENCAPSKTECPYCKTKILKW, from the exons ATGCGCGTGGTATTTATAGTAACAGACACACCAGCGGCACGTGACCCACTGAAGCGCCTCCCCTACACGGCTATCCTCCCTTATTATG TTCACGTTTATATCGACAGTGAAGTGCTTTCGAGCCAAGTTGAAATGGATGTGAAggaatcacaacaacaacaacaacaacaacaacaacaacaaaagca ATATTTGAAGGAGTTCAGGACCGAGCAGTGCCCGCTGTTTTTGCAGCACAAATGCACACAGCATAGACCCTTTACCTGTTTTCACTGGCATTTTCTAAACCAGCGAAGACGGAGACCGATCAGGAGAAGAGACGGGACTTTTAATTACAGCCCCGATGTCTACTGCACGAAGTACGACGAAACAACAGGCATATGTCCGGATGGAGACGA CTGCCCATACTTGCACCGGACCACTGGTGATACAGAGCGCAAGTACCACTTGCGCTATTATAAGACTGGCACCTGCATCCATGAAACAGATGCCCGGGGGCACTGTGTAAAAAATGGTCTCCATTGCGCCTTTGCTCATGGGCCTCATGACCTCCGGCCTCCAGTCTATGACATCAG AGAGATACAAGCACAAGAAGCTTTGCAGAACGGCCAGTTGGGTTCTGGAGAGGGAATCCCGGATCTGCAGCCGGGAGTTCTGGCCAGCCAGGCCATGATCGAGAAGACTCTTATTGAAGATCCTCGATGGCAGG ACACCAATTTTGTTTTGGCCAACTATAAAACAGAGCAATGCACCAAGCCCCCTCGTCTATGCAGACAAGGCTACGCCTGTCCCCATTACCATAATAGTCGAGATAGAAGACGGAATCCACGCAAGTTCAAATACAG GTCAACTCCGTGCCCAAGTGTAAAGCATGGTGATGAATGGGGAGAGCCTTCAAAGTGTGAGAGCGGAGACAGCTGTCAGTATTGCCACTCACGCACCGAGCAGCAGTTTCACCCCGAG ATATACAAGTCTACAAAATGCAATGACATGAAGCAAACTGGATACTGTCCCAGGGGGCCATTCTGTGCTTTTGCACATGTTGAAA GAATTCCTTCTACTGAAGAGACCATGAGCACTCTGCTCACAGCAATGCAGTCAGGCTCTCAGGCTAAGCTGGGCTCCCAACAATATCCCGAGTGTCTCGGCAGTGACTGGAGCAGCAACACCAATTCCATCAGCAGCAGCACCAGCAACAACGGGCAGATGGCAAGC GCAAAGAACCATAAAGGACCGTGTGGAGAAAATAATCAGAAGATAACTGACCAAGATAAGCAG AGCCACAGCAGCATATTCTCGGTGGTGAACCCACTGGCATCAAGCATAACATCAAGCATCACATCCAGCCTAGCCTCAAGCATTGGTTCAGACAGCTCCTCACCCACTACATTATCAACTATGAATGCAAAAGCTACTCCTTTCTATCCAGGAAGCAATACGGTTGAGTCAGTAATAG GCTCTGCACTTGACCTAAACTTCAATGACATCAGTGTTGCCTCCCTTGATAAAGACCTAGAGGACCAAGACAATAATGGCTTTGTAACAA GTCAAAGGTTATTAGGAGGCTCAGATCCTGTCAACATTCCTGGCTCTCTGGCACGGTGTTCATCGCtgcattcctcctcctctctgtccGCCTCCCCCCTCAGCTCTCTGTCCCAGTCATTGTCCCAGTCATTGCTCAGTGGAATGGCTTCTCAGCAGAGCCAGACACAGGGCTTGCCAGTCAAAACCGAGCACAATCTCCTAGGGACACCTACATCTACTCAAAACTCTTTAG GGTTGAATGGTGGAGCTGGAGGTATATGGGACTTTATGAGTGGCAGCCTCTCGCCAAGTCCATCTCCAGTGTTCAGCTCAAGTATGGTCAGCTCTAGCAGTGGAGACCTGGCCCGACTCCTCCGTGATCTGGACGAGGCCAAGAAGAAAATCAAGCAGTGGGAGGATGCCTGGCACCAGGTCAAACAG GCATGTGAAGCATGGCAGAAAGACGCAAAAGAGGCGAAAGAGCAGGCGAAGGTGGCGGAGGCAGAGAGGCAGCTGGCCGAGCAGAAGCGCAAGGACTCCGAGCTCAAGCTAAAAGAGCTGCAAGGAGACTTTGACACACTATGTCGTTCACCCAGCACGCCTCTGCTGCGCAGCTATGGAGACCTGGACCAGCTCCCACTGCCAAAACTCCACTCCATCCAGAACCAGCTGCGCTCAGACCTCGACCTTATCGACGGG GTAATATATCAGCTTCAGTCAAAGAAATGTATAGTTTGCCAAAAGCATGATCGTTGCATTGTACTGCAGCCTTGCCAACATTATGTACTTTGTGAAAACTGTGCACCTAGTAAAACAGAATGTCCTTACtgtaagacaaaaatattgaaGTGGTGA